The sequence ATTATCTATCCACCATTTTCAACACCCAAATACAAAAGATACCAAATCTAGGATCATGAAAACCTGTCTTCCGAATAATTGACCCTCATGGTGTTTGCATTGTATTGAGTCACCGTTCCATAATCAGATCATAGAGATCATAGTTATTCTGATTGTGGAAAAGTGACTCAATCCGTTGCTAACAATAGCATGATTTTCGACCTGCGGGGTTTGGGCCTGAAAAAAGATCTTAGAAAGCACATATCTCCATCTTTTTCATCTTATAGATATACATGTCTTGcaaaaataaaacataaaaaaaataacatcACTAAAAATAACATCACTAAACATTATGAAAAAAGATCATGAAAAAATAACATCACTAAACATTATGAAAAAAGATCATGAAAACCTGTCTTTCGGATCATTGACCCTCATGGTGTTAGGAATGCATTGAGTCACAATTGGTAGTGAGGCATACCCAATTTAGATGAAAATTGTAGTGACCAATTTAGATGTAAATTGGGTTATGCATCAATACCATATGGGAACCAATGAAGCTCCATCTTTGTCTTTTGTTTAAAAGATGAAATTTTTTTAGttttgtgttttaaaaaaaataacatcACTAAACATTATGCATTGTTTGTTTGTACAATACAACCTTTAAAATTGATAGATCCACCATTTTCATGCATTGACCCTCATGGTGTTAGCAATGCATTGAGTCACAATTCTATAATCAGATCATAGAGATCATAGTTATTCAGATTATGGCATTGTAACGCAATGCATTGCTAACACCACTAACAACAATTTAGATGAAAGCACATATCTCCATCTTTTTCATCTTCATTGGTTCCCAAATGGTAGTGAGGCATAACCAATTTAGATGAAAATTGGGTTATGCATCACTACAATATGGGAACAAATGAAAATCCATCTTTGTGTTTTGTTTAAAAAATAAAATAGACGAAAATTTTCTAGTTTTGTGTTTTAAAAAAGGTGTATGTGTACTTGAGAGGTTTATTTTACAAGAAGATATATGATATATATGATGGGAAAATACAACCGAAGAGAGAGATATAGGTTGCTTTTACAAGAAGATTTTTGGTGATACAAGTTTCCTATTTTACCCTTAAATTGCTATTAGGTCAATATACCATTTAAGGGTAAGATATACAATTTATATCCTATAATAACTAACTATACAAAAAATAAATCAAAATTAAATAAAAAGGTGGTACCTACAAGTCCATCACAGCACACAGTCCATTAATTACCTTACTACTATTACAGATAAAGTGAGTTACAAGTTACAAGTTACAAGTTACAACCATTGTGTACTGTGGTATTTTTTTTATCTGTaggtgatatggccaaaacggacggtttttattcgcgcgaTGTCGTCGGGCCATGGCTCGCCAGGATtagccactcgtgggaggaaggtactgttttaaatttatatttagcggggcctaaatcttactactccttataagtaagggaagtatgacctagggtcgtatttttgagatatcagtagaatcgaacctatatttaagcctaagatagttagggagtagtgaatatttattttgggattttctaatttaataagacagataaagtaaatgcgataaaattcgtaattcagataaggttaaagtgagtgcatactatgacttcatcagttattctgccgagattatggaatgctggctcatgaataggcgggggccttgtattcattacactagtcctaaacgcccctgtcataagacatgtcactgggtgctgcgttaggcttgaagattctgactagacaacaacgtcccttacccccgacgcccgtgcagtctgactataggcatacacgttcagacggctcatccaattgagcgactcggttgggtgacgtattaacattctaaaatggtctaaactttcttaagcgtaatagaatacatggtttaccatatccgagagatgtgacgtgtttcaatgctttcgttaatgattggtttaaaagatagttaggcccttaaaaagagttctaccataaagaacaccatggccaagtcaagctgacttccatgaacacgttcggttatcctaaaggtctaatcctttatgtgtctaaacaaacagttccttaattaactaagaatccctcaagtggggtgcaatgcttgagaccgcattatggtgcagtgtactggtcaacactaaccgtgttccatggccttacttagcagaggtatagcttacaacaaccgctgtgcttcagcgtgcacgttcgaagtttatatgcttggtgactacactagcatggtctaggatcgacaatgtactgagggtctagtcagatgtttcactacgaaagagtcctcagtcggaatccaaagctcgatagatttactacaaccggtgtgcctcagtcgatcttacattgtatccgatagacttctcttaccaaggggtgacacagatagtgtactctgaatcggggttcgcgacttcccaataacagagcctataagtacgttctattagttggaaaagcgattgagtttaaagcataatcgaaaagcatttcgacagcatacacaaaccataatattttttcggcattataactgcttacatcatagcatacactaaagataactactcgctaatcatggcaacaatatcataaaacattatatgagataaaggatagaagtaccagtagattaaacgagttctgaatataaaagtgacaacttcaagactccagaccgctcctaatacaatcttcagcgttcttcttcgggtactaggtttcccgcacggagtcgaaggccttgagagtatgactaattttgtacaagagagagaaagaagtgaattgaagtgtgtgttagaataaatgacaaagaccctttaaatagactaggattcTGCCagaatacggctggcaggccgtacggcaggccgtatggtggcccgtatttggcagcccgtttgactGAGAGCCCGTTTCTTGGGGGCGTTTGCAGGGCCGTGTGGCAGGCCGTGCGGCAAGCCGTATCTGGtgttggtcagccttgattccctgaatcgtaacttgatttcttgtctttcaccatttttgctctagaatcttcgtttaagctccgattctcttgattctttttgcaccaccttcgtaattacttgttcttcaattctaacagatgaagtgggtattttgccgacaaagttcgaatctttcttgttttttggCCTTAATactgggtgaaaacgtgactttttagccgatatcagttggATATAGAAATTACAACACAAATAAATTAAGTACAAGTTACACTCGTACAACACTAACCATTCTCTATATTTGAAATTTGAGATCATATATGTATCATAAGAAACATAAATTCCGTCATCatctataaaaactatagttttggGATATTTTTGATAAATACAAAAGAATTAAATGACACACACTCATTTGCTTAAATACCAGCATTAGTCATAACAATATTTTTCATAAGTACTACGAGTATATATTGTCTGATTATAGGCCCCTCTGAATTATGAGCCTTGTTCTAGCACATATGTTGAACACTCACAAATCCGCCCCTGATCATGATCAATTTGATTTTTATCTGTAGCAGCAACTAAAGTATCATCGTCAACAATGGCCCCATCCAAATCGCCTCTAACCATAtcaatagtctcattttctacAAGTTGAGGGCCTATCGGTATGTCACTCTGTAAATGTGTTTCTACAACATCGATACAAATTTGTTCATCCATGTCAAAATTATCTCTAGGTGTTGTCTTGATCACAACTTTCCAATCTTTACAAACAGGATCTGCAACATAGAATACTTGTGCTTGCGAAGCTAGGATATAAGGCTCTTTAGTTTGCTTCAGACCTCGAAAATTGAGTGTCGTAAACCCGTTCTCATAAACTTTTATCCTGGAACCACTTGATATCCAATCACAATGGAACAAAACAACTTTCTTCTCATCACCATACTGCAACTCGATTATATCATTTAAAACACCGTAGTAAGTGACATCTCCCACAATAGGATCGTTATCTCTAGCACTCGAGAAGCTACTTGTTAGAGCCTGAACTATGACTCTGCTATTTTGTGTTGTCCTATTCTTCTCTACATCTTTAATGTGAAATCGGAAACCATTTATGATATATCCCTTATATTTCTTTACAACCTCACTTGGACCGTTTGCCAATGTCTCtatatcacttgtgattctgttatCCCGACAACTAGTCATGTCCTCATCAACCTGATTTGACGCAATTTGTTTATACAGTAATAAGTTTGGCTCAGTTATATCATCACTACATTATCGTAATAAAACTAGCAAAAATAACTTACGTAATCAGACAGCCACTCCTCAAACTCCTGACTATGTAAATGTTGATTGTCACGCTTACGTTTTTTCGGATTTTGATGACTAAGAATATTCAGATGCTCTCTGCAATCAAAGTAACAAGCAGAGAATAATGTACATTATCGTCAAAATTACACAATGTCATATAAAAAATAATCTCATAACATTGTAAATTTAAATAACTTATATtcgtaagaaatctatttcactacAATTGAACAGCACATGTGAGTGTGCAATAGCCAAAGTGTCATAGCCGAGTTTTACTACGTTTGTTGCACCAATTGGTTAACCAGGCATACAAAATATTGGTAAGACAgtctcatcaccaccatcatcatgattTCAGCTAGTCTTATTATGTATGGTCTCGACATAACTGGCTAAATACAGAGAACAAAATGACAAACACTCTTCCGCTAAATATCCTTCTGCAATTGAACCCTCAGGTTTACTCTTATTTCACACATAAGATTTTAATGTACCTAAATACCTGAGTGGTCAAAAAAAGTTTATATCAGATTCAAAAAAAAAGTTGTATTCAAACGAGTATAATTTACTACAGCATAAATGTTCACCTCTGGATTGGATACATCCAACGGTAATGAACAGGTCCCCCTAATCTGGCCTCTGAAGCTAGATGAACCGATAGATGAATCATGACATCAAAAAATGATGGTGGAAAAatcttttctaaatcacaaagtattTTTCCAATAACTTTTTCCATCTTAAATAAATCATTAGGATTAAGAACTTTTGAGCATAACTGTCTGTAGTACCGACATAACTTCATGATAACAGAACGCACATGCTTCGGTAAAATATTTCTTATTGCCACGGGAAGCAACTGCTGCATTAAAATATGATTATCGTGACTTTTAAGGCTTAACATTTTTGGAGTAGATTTTACCTGAATGCATCTAGAAATATTAGCAGCATAACCATCTGGCACTTTCACCTCTTTTAGCACATTACaaaatttgtctttttcttttttatCCATTTCGAAACATGCAGGAGGCAAATACACTTTGCCATTTGATAAAGGTTCTGGATGAAGTTCGTGTCTAATACCCATTTCTTCCAAATCACGACGTCCTTTTAAATGATCCTTGGTCTTTCCATCTATATTCATTAACGTTCCAATGAGACTGTCACATACATTCTTTTCAGTGCATTACGtctatattatgatgtattaagttATTTTTCCAGTATGGTAACTGAAAAAAATACTTCTCTTCTTCCAATTATATGGTAAGGAtgggttatccttcacaagttttccAAATTTTATTTTAAAACCTTTCAGCTCCGCAAGCACTTGTTCCCCTGTTAAGCTACGCGGTGGCCCTTCATGTTCTTCTGTGCCATCAAAAGAATATTTATCCATACAGAAAGGGTGCAACAATTCCAACCAGTGATGATGTGCCATGAAGATTTCTTTGTGGGAGTTTGATAACCGTGTTGATCTGGTTTCCTTATGGCTTGAAGGACAAGCTAATTTACCTTTAGTGCTCCCACCCAATAAATTCGCATACGCAGGAAAGTCACTTACCGTCCATAACAAAGAAGCACGCAGTGTGAAGTAACTCTTAGTTGATGCGTCATAAGTATTAACTCCAATATCCCACAACTCTTTCAACTCATCAACTAGAGGTTGCATATAGACATCTATGTTATTATCTGGAGCAGATGGACCGGGTATAAGTAAACTTAGGAATAAAAAAGGTTTTTTCATGCACAACCATGGAGGTGATTATATGGCATCAAAACAACAGGCCATGTACTATGTGAAACACTCATGTTTCCAAAAGGGTTAAACCCATCACTCGCCAAACCAAGCCTCACATTACGAGGTTCTTTAGCAAATTCACTATTCTGATAATCGAATGTTTTCCAGGCTGGTGAATCTACAGGATGTCTTAATCTACCATCTTTCGTATGACCCTCTTCATGCCATCTCATCGACCCGACCGTTTTAGGTGACATAAACAATCTTTGCAAGCGTGGTATGAGTGGAAAATAATGCAACACTTTTGCTCCAACCTTCTTAGGTTTATAATCACCATCATTATCAGCTTCTGTGGTTGACTCATTTTCAGAATCATTATTAATTTGTTTATATCTTGAGGTCTGACATACATCACACTTAATTTTGTCCTTGTTTTCTTTCCAGTACAACATACAATCATTTGGACAAGCATCAATTTTATCATAACCTAGACCCAAATCTCTTAttatcttccttaattcatacaatGACTTCAGTATGGCAGCATGAGGGAAGGTTTCCCTCATTGTGTCAAGAATCATGCTGAATCCTTTTTCATTACATTTTCCAGCACATTTTGAATGGAAGAGTCTAACAATGAACGAAAAAATAGAGAACTTACAGCCGGGATATAATTCTTTCTTTGCATCTTTCAATACTTTATTAAACTTTTCAACATTTAAGTTTGGTACAGTCTGATTTTCAGTTTGTTggatatcatcttcatcttcaaacacATGGAAGACACATTGGGCCAATGCTTTCATATCATCTTCATCAGCATCTTCAAACGTTGGTGTATCATCCGGTTCAAAATACACATTTGAAATTTTATAACCTTCGAAAAACCCATCACATAGCAAATATGTTTTAGCCTGGACCCGATCAACCCATTTGTGATTACCGCAATATTTGCACGGACAATAAATATGACTATCTTTTCCCTTTTTAGAGAAAATACGTTCTATAAATTTGTCAAGTCCTTTTTCGTATGCAGGGGAAGATCTACACAAGGACATCCAAGTCGAGTCCATCATATATAGACCTGTATTCTACAAACACATTTAACCGGACATAAATTAACGTGGTTCAAAATCAAAGATTGTACTGTAAGAATTAAGGGGTATGGACATGAAACAAAAGAAATTAACCTGGTTCAAAATCAAAGATTCAAAATTAAGGGGTATGGACAAAGCATATGAAACAAGCTGACCCAATTTTTCGATGATTCAAAATTAACTTAGATCTGCAAACACATCTTCAAAAACTGATGATGATTGCAATTGCAATTAAATAGGTACGatgttattataaatttttaatagtaatagtaataataataataattattattattatatgatgatTTTGATACATCTAATAAGATCTAATACGAGTATAAGTTTAAGATAAAAattcaaataattaataaaatataaaataatatacataatGTAGGTTAAGATTGtccaaattaatattattatatatgcttGAATTCAAGGTGTACTATGATATGATAGAGCGACTTGGACAAATTGTTGACCACACCTTTAATTCAAGCATAAGGTTTAATTGGGGTTTAGGTCAACAAAAGCTTGTCTAAGATCAGTCGCAATATTGGTGTACCACTGCACGTACACCGGCCTTTAATTCAAACATATATAAGCTCGGCTTATCTAATAAGCTGTTAAAACATATAACGGGATATCATCATAAGATCGACTTGGTAGAACAAGCTCAAGCTAGACGACTAATTATTCAAGGTTTTTATATGGTTTAATATAATAATGTTTGGGTacttgtatatgcatatatatataatgttCAGGTCTGccgagtttagggtttatggtctATGCATTGTTTGGATAGGGTTTATGCATGCATGGTTTCGGCTTTAGGCCGGGTTAGGGTTATGGTTCAATGTCAGGGTTCATGCATATGGTATAATGTTCAGGTCGACCAGGTATATGCATGTTTTAAGGTTTTGGGTAGGGTTTAGgccgggtttagggtttgggggttTACAAGGGCCGGTATATGTTTAATGTTAATTTAGGGTTGTTTATGGTTTAATGTGTAGGGTTTGGTCATTTATGGTGGGTTTTAAGCTAGTATGGGGTTTGTAATTAATTTATATATGGTATAGGGTATATGGGTTCTGGGTATAGGTTATGGTTTGGGGATCGAGCTAATACTGATCCGTACATTACACGTACCACCAAGTTTTATCCGTACACTGCCAAAAGTGCATTATATATATATGGATCAGTTGTACAATACAAAATTGTAATTAAGCATGTTAATTTGGTAGTGTGTGGCTAAAAGTTGGCcggtggtgtacgaatcatcaccctTATGGTTTAGGCCAGGTATAGGGTTAGGGTACATGGTTTAATGTTTATGGTATATAGGATATAGGATTTAGGGTATCGGGTTTaggattaagtgtttatgatttaatgtgtacGTTTACAGCatatggtatagggtttagggtttagggttaagtgtctatgatttaatgtttagggtttaggatttataaaccctaaaccccaaacattaaatcctaaaccctaaccctaaaccctaaccctaaaccaaaaactctaaaccctataccctaaatcttataccataaacactaaaccatgtaccctaaaccctataccctaaaccataaggGTGATGATCCGTACACCACCAACTTTTAGGCACACCACCAAAAACCAAACCCTACacattaaaccataaaccctaaaccataaaccctataccAA comes from Rutidosis leptorrhynchoides isolate AG116_Rl617_1_P2 chromosome 4, CSIRO_AGI_Rlap_v1, whole genome shotgun sequence and encodes:
- the LOC139840699 gene encoding uncharacterized protein, coding for MKKPFLFLSLLIPGPSAPDNNIDVYMQPLVDELKELWDIGVNTYDASTKSYFTLRASLLWTVSDFPAYANLLGGSTKGKLACPSSHKETRSTRLSNSHKEIFMAHHHWLELLHPFCMDKYSFDGTEEHEGPPRSLTGEQVLAELKGFKIKFGKLVKDNPSLPYNWKKRNGKTKDHLKGRRDLEEMGIRHELHPEPLSNGKVYLPPACFEMDKKEKDKFCNVLKEVKVPDGYAANISRCIQQLLPVAIRNILPKHVRSVIMKLCRYYRQLCSKVLNPNDLFKMEKVIGKILCDLEKIFPPSFFDVMIHLSVHLASEARLGGPVFREHLNILSHQNPKKRKRDNQHLHSQEFEEWLSDYVDEDMTSCRDNRITSDIETLANGPSEVVKKYKGYIINGFRFHIKDVEKNRTTQNSRVIVQALTSSFSSARDNDPIVGDVTYYGVLNDIIELQYGDEKKVVLFHCDWISSGSRIKVYENGFTTLNFRGLKQTKEPYILASQAQVFYVADPVCKDWKVVIKTTPRDNFDMDEQICIDVVETHLQSDIPIGPQLVENETIDMVRGDLDGAIVDDDTLVAATDKNQIDHDQGRICECSTYVLEQGS
- the LOC139840700 gene encoding uncharacterized protein, with translation MDSTWMSLCRSSPAYEKGLDKFIERIFSKKGKDSHIYCPCKYCGNHKWVDRVQAKTYLLCDGFFEGYKISNVYFEPDDTPTFEDADEDDMKALAQCVFHVFEDEDDIQQTENQTVPNLNVEKFNKVLKDAKKELYPGCKFSIFSFIVRLFHSKCAGKCNEKGFSMILDTMRETFPHAAILKSLYELRKIIRDLGLGYDKIDACPNDCMLYWKENKDKIKCDVCQTSRYKQINNDSENESTTEADNDGDYKPKKVGAKVLHYFPLIPRLQRLFMSPKTVGSMRWHEEGHTKDGRLRHPVDSPAWKTFDYQNSEFAKEPRNVRLGLASDGFNPFGNMSVSHSTWPVVLMPYNHLHGCA